The Huiozyma naganishii CBS 8797 chromosome 9, complete genome nucleotide sequence GTAATTAAATTATTAAAATTGTAACATTAGGTGAAAgagatttttgaagaaaagaaggttAGAAATGCTTTGCAAAGCAAACTGCACTTATTTTCCAAGCATTCTCTTGTAGAATGGAACGTCGTCGTGAGCCATGGCATCGGCATCGTAGTCGCTGTCTCTCTTGGATGGTGGGACCCAAGAAGCTGATTTCCATGGTAGGACACCTTCTTCCCACATGATGTTaacttcttccaaagacAACCCCTTTGTTTCTgggacaaagaagaaaacataGACCCAAGAAAAGCACAGACAGCCCATAAAGACGTAACCGTAGTAGAAGTTGATAGCACCGGTAATAAATGGAGTGAAGAAACCCAGCAAGAAGTTCCAGATCCAGTTGGCGGCAATGGACAAAGCCATACCCTTGGCCTTGACTCTCAATGGGAAAGATTCAGACACAATAACGTAGGCAGTTGGGGCCCAGGTGGTGGCAAAacagaagatgaagaaacAAGTGAAGCAAATCATACAGTCACCGGCACCCTTGGAAGATGGTTGGTCTTTACCGTTTGGATATAATCTCGTGACACCGACCGAGGCGAAGACAACGAAGCAACAAATCATACCAGCAGCACCCCATAACAAACCGGTACGACGACCGAATCTTTCGACAAAGTAAATAGCAGGGAAAGTTGAGGCGAAGTTAACAACACCGATGATAATAGCAGTTTGGTAAGAGTCCTTTAGACCAACagcttcaaaaatttgagtaccgtagaagaagaagtagttAGCACCTGTCAATTGTTGCAAAGATTGAATCATAACACCTAAAATAGTTCTCTGAAGAACTTTTCCCTTGGTGGAGAATAATTCCCCCCAGTTGGctgatccagcttctcTTTCAGCTTCGATACCAGCAGCcaaaaattcaacttcGGCAATGACAGAAGGATCATCGACGGTTAGCTTGTTAGATCTAGCGACGGAAACCTTGGCATCCTCCATTCTACCAACCTCAATCAAGAAACGGGGAGACTCTGGGACAAACAACATAGCAGCGATCATAAAAAGAGCCCAAGCAAAACCAAGACCTAGAGGGACTCTCCATTGGGTGGAGTTAGTGTAACCGTGTTCCGTACCGTAATTGGTACAGTAACCTAAGAAAATACCTAGGGTAATCATCAATTGGTAACAGGACACCAATGTACCTCTGACATGTTTGGGGGAGACTTCGGAAATCAGCAATGGAGAGTAGACAGCAATACCACCAACACCGCAACCGGAAATAATTCTACCGATGAAGTATTGGTACCACTTGTCAATAGAGGCGATGGAGATGACTAGACCGATCATGTAAACAATGGTAACCCAGACTAGGGCCAATCTACGACCGTAGATATCACCCAGTCTTGACCAAGCCAAACCACCGATAGCACAACCAATGTTGAAAATAGCAACAATCAACCCCATTCTTGGGTTGGAGAAGTAGTAGGTTCCGTCACTATGTTTTTGCCCAAATCTCCTTAAGAAATCCTCATGATTCAAGAACCCACCGATGGTACCGGTATCCCAACCGTAGACGTAACCACCAAAAGCGATCATCAGACAAAGGATGGAGACAGTAACATAAGCGGAAGCTGGCTTCTTTGGCATTTCAGCTGCAGCGACTTCCATACCGTTAGCATCGGTGCCGAACGCCTTCATCTCATCGTTTTCGACCTTATTGGAAGAGTCAGATAACATGGAGCGTGAACCTGACGCAGTAGACGCGTTATCAACTTCGTTTGACATTTGGGGCAGTGAGTAATTCTATTTGTCTCTATTCTTTATTCTTCCGTTTTATTAGAGAAGCTAACTCTTTCTTGTATTAGAAGATGTAGAGAATAGTTGTGAGTGTTGTGGATTTCTTCTAGATGAAATAAGAAATAGCAACTGAAACAATATTTGGGAACCATTCCAGTAAAGCAAATAGAGGGAAATGTCAATGCTTTAtatatgaaaaaaaaaccaacCATACGGAGAGTCTGCCACTTTGCTAACGAACCAAACATCTCCTTACCTTGTATGTGGACATTGCAACTTTAGCAACCAAAAGTCGAACCATAAAGAGGTAAAACAATAGCAAGCGGGGGGGTGGGTGGGCATCTTATCAGAGGATGGTtgcttttctttcttttttctttcctttcttttttccattGGGGACCCCATTGCTATTGTTCTCCGAGGAGCCCCCCGGAGTACTCAAGTCCGAGCGGGCAAGTGAACAATTTTTCCGGGGCGCGGGCTGCTGTGGCGTTTCTCTGCGGGTCATTGTGTTTCCCTCGTGGCGCATTACTGCAGCAACGTGGAGCCCAACGCGGGGCTCCTGCGGGGCAGCAGTGGGGGCAGCCGGGGCGCTGTGACGCAGCGGCAGGGACACTGGCAGGGGAGTTTCTCGAAGAGACTCACCCCCACCCTCTCCAGTCAGACACGCCGCAGAGCAGGCGCGGGGGGGTCGAGGCTGCAACGGACAACGGGGAGTTTGGTGATGACGTTTTGGGCGAGGGCAGGCGCTCAGAAACATCCGCAGGAGAAGGGCGGGAGagggaaaagaaattggacTAAAAAATTGGAGGGTTCGGAGAACATCCGTCCGAGTGTGCAGCCCCGCGGAGAAGAGAGATACGGACTAGGGACAAATCCCAACTGGGTGGACACGGTAGTTGTTCCATCCAGGCAATTGTCCTAGTTGGCACGGCCGGTGGCTTCTACCCCAGACATGTACTTGATACGAGTTCCAGGCCCCCGAAGGATAATAATGTGTGGAGGTGCGGAGTGTGGTGTACATTGGCGTCTCCTGTGTTGTCTGTGTCGTTCCTGTGGAGACCAGGACAGAATTCTTCTTTGGAGATTCGGTCCACAGTACACCGGGTTCGTCAACTGACCATCGTTACGTCTTTACCAGAGAAAAGAAGTTATTGTTGATGAGCTAAAACACATGTCCATTGGGAATAGGCATATTTTTGTTATATCATGGCCCTCTCAAGGGGGTGGGGTGGTCAGTTCAAATGTATACTACTGTTACGTCTAGACCATCCAGTGAAAACAGtgcaagaaaaaaatgatattGCGGCGTGGGTGGTGAGGTGGGTTCGATAGGGCCAtttactttttttgatttccGGTCACTGGATCTCCTCGACCCCCGCATTAATTATTTTTCCTGCACAAACGCGGGCATGgcggggggggggggggggtcaCTtacattttcttgtttgtgCCTGAATTCAACATGGAAGGTCAAATCACGCACGTGGtgataaaaagaaaagctGGTAGGAGCTTCGAATGTATCCGTCCCAAGACGCATAAAAAAAGGATATTTTCACCATGCACACTCTTGTTTGTACCGGTGTCACAGTTGTGTCATCTGATCAGTACGTAATTACTCGGTCAGTTTTCTCAAGTTGCTTCCGTGTCTTGCATTGCATCTGTCCATGACGAATCTTGGAAGACGCAGCAATCTGTGTTTGCTTCGGCTTTACTTTTCTACTTACAATCACCCCCGCACTTCAATTCGAACGCATCGTGTCTTCCgttttatttctttgtctttGATCTTGACGTAGGAATAGAACACTTGGGTATGCAATAGAATATTCTCCATAAAGAAGCACTTAAAACTGGGGAAGCGCACGTAGTCTTCACGACTACTCTGTTTTCATGCATATGGTCATACTCGTTTACCATATTCAACGTAGTAGTAGTGTCGTAATGCTGCCCATCTTTTTCACACTTAGTCCAATGGAAACAGAGGAAACCCGGCGTCGTAAGGGAATTGGGCGAGGTGTTTGAAGGGAGGCTAGAAGAATCGTTTACGAGGGTCAGGGGGCGGGGGTAGTGATACTGCTATCACGGGCGCATATACAAGCCCGTCGTTGTCCAAAAAAAGGAAGTCGGAAAAAGAACAGCAGACTGCCAGTATCAACTGACGATAATACAATAGGGAGTACTCGCACGTATAAAAACACAAATCTTGTTCATGTATGTAACAAGGTATGGTGATTATCAGAGATACACCGGTGTTACGCATATGCTCTTTTCTTCCCCTCTCAATGAAAGGGATATATCCCCACAATGAGAGGTTTAGCGTATTTCAAAAAGGGTGATATTCACTTCACTGATGAATTGAGGGAACCGGAAATTGAGGCAGACGATGAGTTGATCGTTGATGTGGCGTTTTGCGGGATCTGTGGGACCGATCTTCACGAGTACACGGACGGCCCAATTTTCATGCCCAAAGATGGTGAGAAAAACGTTCTTTCAAATAAATCTATACCACAAGCCATGGGCCACGAATTCTCCGGCTACGTTGCGAAAGTTGGACCAAAAGTGACCAAAGTCAAGGTGGGAGACCGTGTTGTCGTCGAGGCTACGTGTAGTTGCGTTGACTTGCACAGGTGGCCAGAGTCCAAACATTATAAAACCCCGGCCTGTAATGCGTGTAAAGACCGCTGCGACAACTGTTGCGAGTATGCTGGGTTTATGGGACTCGGTGTCGTTGGCGGAGCCTTTGCGGAGCGGATAGTAACCATCGAGCACCACGTCGTCAAGTTGCCAGATGGGTTCCCCATGGATGTTGCTGCTCTGATTGAGCCTCTGTCAGTTGCGTGGCATGCAGCAAGAGTTTCAAAATTCCCACCAGGTAAGTCTGCCCTAGTGCTCGGAGCGGGTCCGATTGGTCTGGCCATGATTTTGGTCCTTAAGGCGCAAGGAGCCTCAAAGATCATTGTCTCCGAGCCTGCCACTATGAGGAGAGAATTGGCGGACAGGATGCACGTTGAAACTTTCGACCCTTCCACCCATGGTGATAAGTCTGTAGCAATGCTGAGGTCCAAGACTTTCGACGGTAAAGGGTTCGATTTTGCCTTCGATTGTTCTGGTGTCCCCGCCACGTTCAACACTGGTCTTCAGGCAGCACACTATCGCGGTACACTCTGCAACGTCGCTATATGGGGGAGCGGGTTTGATTTCAACCCAATGGGCATCACCCTTCTGGAAAAGGATGTGACCGGTTCAATTGGCTATACCGTTCAAGACTTCGCTGAAGTCACTGAGGCCTTCAAAGATGGCAAGATCGACATTGAAGAGTGCAAGCACCTAATTACTGGCAGATACAGGATCGAAGATGGTTGGGAAAAGGGTTTTCTCGAGCTGATGAACAACAAAGCGACAAACATCAAAGTGTTGCTGTCGCCCAATAATCACGGTGAACTAGATTAGGCTACATGGGAACTGTGAGGCAGCAATGGAGCTTGAAGTGTGCCGATTTTAACGATTGTACGATATATGTTATGTTATTTTTATGTTCAATTATTCATTCTTGTTGCTTTTGTCATCAGTGACAGAGACTCATTTCTGATTGATACAAGATTACTTCCGTAGATGTTTGTGTCCCCTATCGCCCAGACGAGTTTGCGGTTAAGAGTGTACACTACAACACTATAATTGTGAATTATTCGTTTGCGCCGCACGGAGCCCATCTGCCGAGCACATCTCTGTGTATTTGCTTGGTCTCTTGATACTTCCCTTTCTTGGGGAGTGTGGGTCGAGGAATCTCCGTATGAAGTGATCTGTCAGACGGTCTGCATTGGATTTTCGTTACAAGATCTGTGCACCGGATATTAAGTAACACCTGCACTAGACTGGGGAAACCCACAATCCGATTATATCGCCAACCAAACACAAGACAGGATTCCACCATGGGTGATGCTGTGGTGAAGAGGCGTCCGAAAGTGTTCAAGTGCCAGTTTGAAGGATGcgggaaagtgttcaaccGTCCCTGCCTTCTGCAACAGCACCGGTCATCGCACACGAACGAGAGGCCATACGTCTGCGATGAGTGTGGGAAGCGGTTTATGCGGCCATGCCATTTAAGTGTGCACAAGTGGTCGCATTCGCAAGTCAAGCCCAGGCAGTGTGATTTTTGCGAGAAAGGGTTTGTCACTGGAcagcagttgaagaggCATCTGGCGACGCATGCGAAGAGGGCAGAGAAATTGCTCGGTATTGACACTAAGCGACAGCAGGTGCAGAAAGCTTTGGGtatgaagaaaatatactCCCCCTGTACGGATTTTAACTTGACGGGTTCTAGTAAATCTCTTGTGGACTCCAAGGAAAGGCTGGACAAGACTCCCGAGTACACGACTGGTCCTCCGGACTTGCAGAATGCTCTGCTGGACACCGGTGTACCCTTGCAACATCTTGTGCCCTTCCAGTGCCCCTATGACGACTGTTCCACCGTGTTGGGTCCACACGATGAACTGATCAGTCATTTGCTCGAGAGTCACGTGGTCAGCAAGCTTACTGGAATCTACGACGACCCGACGTTGATGACGTACATACCGACTCCTGAAAACTCGGTTGAGGGCGGGATAGTGGAGGATCCCCTACTGTGGAGCGACATGGTTTGTAGAGAGCCCAGTTGCAGGGCTCTGTTACCCTTCCCCTCTGTGTTCGAGCTAATAGAGCACTACGACCAGTGTCACGGGTTCATCCCCTCCTCGCTGGTCAAGTACGGCTTCATAACACTATACGAGCCCGAGCAAGTTGTTAAGGAGGACGATCAAGCAAGTTACAACAACGATCCGCAACTTCTAGAACCACAGCGAACGGATGCTCACCACCACAAccaccacaaccacaaccacaaaCACCAGCTGACCAGAAATAGGGAGGATTTCCTACAATATTGAGCGCTTCTCTTCTCGAGCCGGAGACACAAAGTTCTAGGCATTGAGAACGGCCAATAGGGGCGGGCGCCCCGCACCATACCATCCCAACCGACAGCCTCTACTTGCACCGATCCTGGCCCACCTGTGCTCATCACACTACCGTATGCTCCCAGCCACGCCCTACCACTACGTACATAACGACAATATTCCAACCGCGCAGTCCCTGCGGCGCTTTCTGTGCGCTTCCGCTCTGCCCCCTGCGCCGGATAAACCCCGCCTGCGGCACTTTCTGggcagaagcagaaaaaacGCCGTGAGGTAATTACGAGAGCAAAAATAAAACCGGCGCTTTCTCGCGCTGCCGCTGCGGGGGGTTCTGTGGGGAACGCCTTGGCTCAGCGCGGATCTCGTATCGCATCGCATCGCTGACTTTGGGAATTCGCTGGTATTATAccagcttcttcttcttctgggcCGGGAACGCCCATGAATATACACGGCGATAGCAGGTTTGAGGGCTGACTTCATTCTCAGTCAAGCGCACCAGCGAAGGGATGGAAGAAtggaaggaaaaaaaaaaggcCCGTGGTATCATGCTCTGCGTGGAATATGCACTACTCTCTCTCAATCTCTCGTTCTCGATATAAAAAGGGTTTATTCAGTTTTAAGCTTGGATTCTGTTCGTGCTCTGTTCTGTCTTTGCTTTTCTTCCGTCGCTTAGAACCCCTTTCTGAAACACAACTGGTCAATTCAAGACAATTTATCAGACTGAATAATGGTTCATCTAGGTCCCAAAAAACCACCTGCCAGAAAGGGCTCTATGGCCGATGTCCCCTCCAAACTGCTGAATGAGGTTAAGGAATTCGAGGAAATGTTTTCCGTTTCTGCTGAGAAATTGCAGGAGGTCACAAAGCACTTCATCACGGAATTGAACCAGGGTCTGTCCCCCGAAGGTGGGAACATCCCCATGATCCCAGGGTGGGTCGTCGAATGCCCCACTGGTAAAGAAAAGGGCGATTTCCTGGCAATTGACCTTGGTGGCACAAACCTGCGTGTTGTCCTCGTCAAATTGGGCGGCGACCGTACTTTCGACACTACGCAGTCCAAGTACAAGATCCCAGACGCCATGAGAACCACCAAGAACCCAGACGAGTTGTTCGTCTTCATTGCCGAGTCCCTGAAGAGTTTCGTCGAGGAACAGTTCCCTCACGGCGTCTCAGAACCTATCCCATTGGGGttcactttctccttcCCAGCGTCTCAGGACAGAATCAACCAAGGTATCTTGCAGACCTGGACCAAAGGGTTTGACATCCCCAACATCGAGGGTCACGACGTCGTCCCCATGCTAGTCAAGGAGATCACCAAAAGGAACCTCCCCATCCAGGTCGTCGCCCTGATCAACGATACCACGGGGACTCTCGTCGCTTCTTCGTACACGGACGGGGACACCAAGATGGGTGTCATCTTCGGGACCGGTGTCAACGGGGCCTACTACGAGGAGGTCGCCAACATTCCCAAGTTAAAGGGGAAACTCGCTGACGACATTCCAGCCACGGCACCAATGGCCATCAACTGTGAGTACGGGTCCTTCGACAACGAGCACAAGATCTTGCCAAGAACCAAGTACGACATTGCGATCGACGAGGCCTCCCCAAGACCAGGGCAGCAGacttttgaaaagatgTCCTCCGGTTACTACCTGGGTGAAATCCTGCGTTTGGCGATTCTAGACGTGTACGAAAAGGGCTGTATCCTGTGCGACCAGGACATGACTAAACTGAACACCCCTTACATCATGGACACCTCCTTCCCATCCAGAATCGAGAACGACCCCTTCGAAAACTTGGAGGACACGGACGAGATCCTGCAAAACGAATTGGGCATCAACACCACGGTCCCAGAACGTAAGTTGATCAGAAGACTGTGTGAACTGATCGGGTTGAGAGCTGCAAGATTGAGTGTCACTGGTATTGCTGCCGTCTTTGAGAAGAGAGGTTACAAATCCGGTTCCGTTGCCTGCGATGGGTCCGTCTTCAACAGGTACCCAGGTTTCCAAGAGCACGCCGCCCAAGCGTTGAGAGACATCTTCGGTTGGGAACACGGGCCAGCGTCTTCGTACCCAATCGTCTTGACCGCTGCAGAGGACGGTTCAGGTGCCGGTGCTGCCGTGATCGCAGCCTTGTCCAAAAAGAGACTAGAAGCTGGAAAATCTGTCGGGATTATCACACCATGAAGTGGTCCCCGTTCTGCCCCCCACACTTAATGAGCaattcttttcttcttacATAACGACACCCTTTTTCCAATCTTGACTGATAGTGATACTACTTCTGGGGAAATGATCAGAGAATTTATCGTATCGATAGAGGTAGTTATATACTTTATAGAGGTACATTTAAGGCTTTATTGTTAACGAGTTTCTTAATTCTCCCAGTTCTTACCGTTTCcttgtttgtttgcttAGCGAATATTCAGTGTATTTCAATCAACTTCGACATCTGATCCCAAGAAATCAAGGGAACACGATTCAATGCTACTCCCAGACGATGTGGTCTGTTGAGCGGCCCCGTCAGGTGCCGGAAGTTGCGTAGATTCCAGGTCCAACACAGCAACACAGCTACCCTCAGAATCGATTGATATACTTTCAATAGTCGGACTATATGTGCTTTCTAGGGGTGGAGCATTGGTATGTGTTTCTAAATCAGTATCATCCCTCAAAATCGACAGCTCGTCGTGTTCGAGGACCGATAAACTGGAATTACGGGTAGCAGTGGAACGCGTTTTGTCGAAGTTATCGTAGCGATATCCCCCAGATAAGTCTGCGATACTTCGAATTCCCCGTTGCGTTTGGTGTTTGGATCCCGTATTGCCCACTTCGCTTTCTTTAAGCCGTTGTTTCGAAAAAGATCCCACAGAACGTTGTCGAGTACTGCACTCTTTAGCAGGGTGaacatcttcaagtatGTTGGCCCTTTTTAAAGTCGCGCCTCCTTTTAAGCATGGCCCGTTGGCTGTAGTTTTCCTTCGGGACATGTCACCTTTGTATTTTTCATCACCCAAATACTGAAGTAGGCTGTCATCAGATGATAGACTGTCAATGCTTGCATCACTTTCTGGTATGAAAAGTGTGCCCTTCGGCGATTTGTGATGACTATACCTCCCCAATTTGTTCCTGTATTCGATGGGTAGTTCATTAGCGCAAAAAGTAATCGATTCACCCAGTCCTGCCACTTCTTGACAATGCAATGAGAACACTAGCTCAGACTCGATAGAGTCAAAGAACGCACATACTCTATATGCCTTCGGCTCCTTGAGTTGACTCAACTGGATTCTACGGAAATCTACAAGTTCGTCGgaatctttcaaaatttcaatgTCCAGAGAGAGGTGTGAGCCATGCCATACCGCAGTTCTAAATTCCGCTGATATCTCAACTTTGAAAACAACATTTATTCCGTCGTTCAAATTTTTACAGGAAGTCACTTTGCTCTGTATTGTTAGCTTAGGTAATAGGAGAATAtcttctttgattttgGCACCCATTCCTAGCTTCAACCCCAAGAAGTACTCAATCTCGCCATCATCTAGTTGTTTCAATGCTTGTAGAGTAGTAACATTATGATTTGCCAATTTCCGTACAGAGACTAAACCGATGGATTTCAGTTGGCGTAATACCATACAACTATCCTCCCATGCATTGGCATTGATGCATCTTAACAAAAACAGTGcgtttttcaaagagagGCCATCCTTCTGTTCAATAAAGGTGTCAACCATGCACTTCAGTAGACGGTAAGAGTGCCGAAACACTCGCAATTTGTCTTGAACGAGTACAGAATGCAATTTACGTGCCCAATCATGCAATGGGTACTCAAGGCCACCTAGTTCATATTGAATAAGCAAAGATGTCTTCTGAAAGGTTTGGTCAATGATTTGgctttgttttttctccGTGAGATATGGATACCTTATTAGTGGTGAGAGGTTTATTTCCTTGTacaatttcttttcattaTATCTTAGACGCATCTCGGAAAATTCTTCTGAACGCACCAAAATATCCAAGACATCCTGCAGAGAACGCCCTTTTTTGGCACCGATAAATCTTTTAATCGTATCGAATAGAACATAATGCCGGACCATTGCCTGGCCAAAGGGAGTACACAAAAGTGTGCCATCTTGATCAACTATCAACATTGCTTCTAGCAACTGCTTGACCAGCCCCTGACAAAAGTTTTTGAGAACCGCGTGCTGTTTGATGTCTGATCGTAGATGTTTCGTCACTTGCCAGTATGCTGATGGGTTTTTCTGGAAGCgcacaaagaaaaaactcTTTTCAATCCATGAAACAGCGCTTTCTATGGACGTTATACATCCCAATGAGATCTCTGAGCAAATATGCTCAATCAAATCTAAATGTAAGGTACTTTCCAGCATGTCATTTCCATCGAGTAGCTTCTCGTACTTACTTTTCTGCTCAACATCGGTCATTATTACTGAGCAACCCGTTTTCTCAAACTGTGGCCGCCCGGCTCTACCGATCATTTGTAAAATCTCTAAATTGGAATATTCCTTGTTTTCTGAACTGTTCCACATACTTGTCCCCTTGATTACAACAAGATATGCTGGTAAATTCACGCCTACAGCTAATGTCGATGTTGAGCAAAGTATCCGAACTTTTCCATTCATGAAGTTCTGTTCCATTGCGGTTCTATCTGGTAATGAAAGACCTGCATTATGAAATCCGACCCCAGCGTTGAAACAGTCCTGAATGGCTGGGTCCGATAGAGTGATTGAGCCTTTATTCCGCGGTATCCGTAAAGATGAGGCAACGTGTTTCGCTAAGTACTTTGCTGTGGAGACAGTTGAGGCCCTTGTTGGACAAAAAATCATTGTCGGTTTACCTTTGCAGTGTTCCAACAAAACTTCTGACAGTTTGGTATTGTAGAAAGCGTCTCTCTGGAATGAATTTTTATTGTAGAATTGGAAACCGTATACGTGTTTTTCCAAAGTAACTTGTCGATATTCATCGTCAAATTTTAGGATCTTTGCCGATTTCCGATTCTTAGCTTTTAGCCAAGAGGCTACATCTTCGATATTTGGTATAGTGGCACTTGCAGCAACAATTCTGATATCGGGGCACATGTTATTCATTCTTGTCAAAACTACTTCCAGGGTGGCACCTCTTTTTTCACTAATTGTATGTATTTCATCCACTAGGACCAATTTGACCAGCTCGAATAATCTCTTATAGTCTTTCCATTTCCGCGTAAGTAAATCCCATTTCTCCGGTGTGGTGATTATAATGTTGCACTTTTTCACGCTGTCATTATCGAGATAAGATGTGTCACTTGTGAGCATCCCCACTGTCAAGTCAAGAAACTTGGGTTCCCATTTCTTCGAGATCTCGCAGCATAACGATTTGGTGGGAGCAATATACAGTATCTTTGTATTAGAGTCTGACTTTTTTTGGATACTGTTTAGAGTTGACAGGATAGCCAATTCGAGCAAAACGGTCTTCCCAGAACCTGTAGGTGAAGTAACCACGCAATTTTCATTGCTTTCATATAGTGTACTGAAGGCTGCCGATTGCATTTTGTTGAATCTATCAAACGGAAATAACGTTTGGTATCGCTCTGGTAGAGAACTAACCAAAATCTGGGATTCTACTTTAGCGGCTTTCTTTACAACggttattttctttcttttctttaaaGGCTCTTTCCTATGAGTGGAGTTCCCGGCGGCAATACCAAGGTCATCCTCCTCTATTGAGTAGTTCGTAGAAAATTCGGACCCTGTAAATACGGAACTATCATTGGTGTTGATTTCGTCCTCTGCTgcatcgtcgtcatcaaGCAAAGAGTTGTGATTCACATATATCTTGAAAGGTGCCTTCTCATTTCGCCTCCTTTTACAGGAAGTCTTTTCTTGTATAGGTGGATAAAAGTTACCGTCTACGTATCAGATATTGTTAGTAACGAAATCAGTAGTTCAGCGACTATTAGAGGAAAGAGGGTATTTTGTAGCTGACTTATCCGTACCGCTTAGGCCATGTTTGGCATCTCTACCGGTGCTAACGGTCCCATCTTGGTCAAATTTGGTACCCATGGAACCTGTTCAATGAGTGCTCTGTTATTGTTTGTACGTGATAGTTCCTTTGCCACCTCAGCGCTGTCTTCGTCTTAGACAACTGTGAACTGTTGATGACTGTTGtttatttattattataatTATTATCATATACAAAGAAAGGAACCTTGTCGTCGTCAATGCAGTGTGGTGGTGAAAGAGGGAGAGAAGGGTCAGTTTGATTGGCTTGTACGCAATGGTGAACTTGTTGGTACCGCAGGATGAGGTTAATGTTGACGAGAACGACATTGGCGTGACTTTAGAGGAAACAGCAGGACAGACAGGTCAATCTCTGGTAGGCTTCTCACCCACCATTGGCAGTGAAGATGGTAGTAGCGACGACGATATGGGAAGAGATGAGGATGCTATGAGGCGTGCTGCGCATCAATTGCTTAGACGGGAAAACTCTAAAGTTGTAATACGGTATAAAGATGACAGGATGCTGCTATTTGACTGTAGCAGCGATCAAGACAGTGAACCAGAGGGAagtgatgacgacgagggcAATGGCAACAAATCCACGTATCCTATAATATGTCAAAACAGTGACATATCACATAGTCCCTGCAACATGTTGATGGCTGCAATACGGTCCTTCTTACAGACCTACTATGGACCTCTACAATTTGCAAGCAA carries:
- the KNAG0I00140 gene encoding uncharacterized protein (similar to Saccharomyces cerevisiae HXK1 (YFR053C) and HXK2 (YGL253W); ancestral locus Anc_3.581), which encodes MVHLGPKKPPARKGSMADVPSKLLNEVKEFEEMFSVSAEKLQEVTKHFITELNQGLSPEGGNIPMIPGWVVECPTGKEKGDFLAIDLGGTNLRVVLVKLGGDRTFDTTQSKYKIPDAMRTTKNPDELFVFIAESLKSFVEEQFPHGVSEPIPLGFTFSFPASQDRINQGILQTWTKGFDIPNIEGHDVVPMLVKEITKRNLPIQVVALINDTTGTLVASSYTDGDTKMGVIFGTGVNGAYYEEVANIPKLKGKLADDIPATAPMAINCEYGSFDNEHKILPRTKYDIAIDEASPRPGQQTFEKMSSGYYLGEILRLAILDVYEKGCILCDQDMTKLNTPYIMDTSFPSRIENDPFENLEDTDEILQNELGINTTVPERKLIRRLCELIGLRAARLSVTGIAAVFEKRGYKSGSVACDGSVFNRYPGFQEHAAQALRDIFGWEHGPASSYPIVLTAAEDGSGAGAAVIAALSKKRLEAGKSVGIITP
- the KNAG0I00110 gene encoding sugar porter family MFS transporter, producing the protein MSNEVDNASTASGSRSMLSDSSNKVENDEMKAFGTDANGMEVAAAEMPKKPASAYVTVSILCLMIAFGGYVYGWDTGTIGGFLNHEDFLRRFGQKHSDGTYYFSNPRMGLIVAIFNIGCAIGGLAWSRLGDIYGRRLALVWVTIVYMIGLVISIASIDKWYQYFIGRIISGCGVGGIAVYSPLLISEVSPKHVRGTLVSCYQLMITLGIFLGYCTNYGTEHGYTNSTQWRVPLGLGFAWALFMIAAMLFVPESPRFLIEVGRMEDAKVSVARSNKLTVDDPSVIAEVEFLAAGIEAEREAGSANWGELFSTKGKVLQRTILGVMIQSLQQLTGANYFFFYGTQIFEAVGLKDSYQTAIIIGVVNFASTFPAIYFVERFGRRTGLLWGAAGMICCFVVFASVGVTRLYPNGKDQPSSKGAGDCMICFTCFFIFCFATTWAPTAYVIVSESFPLRVKAKGMALSIAANWIWNFLLGFFTPFITGAINFYYGYVFMGCLCFSWVYVFFFVPETKGLSLEEVNIMWEEGVLPWKSASWVPPSKRDSDYDADAMAHDDVPFYKRMLGK
- the FZF1 gene encoding Fzf1p is translated as MGDAVVKRRPKVFKCQFEGCGKVFNRPCLLQQHRSSHTNERPYVCDECGKRFMRPCHLSVHKWSHSQVKPRQCDFCEKGFVTGQQLKRHLATHAKRAEKLLGIDTKRQQVQKALGMKKIYSPCTDFNLTGSSKSLVDSKERLDKTPEYTTGPPDLQNALLDTGVPLQHLVPFQCPYDDCSTVLGPHDELISHLLESHVVSKLTGIYDDPTLMTYIPTPENSVEGGIVEDPLLWSDMVCREPSCRALLPFPSVFELIEHYDQCHGFIPSSLVKYGFITLYEPEQVVKEDDQASYNNDPQLLEPQRTDAHHHNHHNHNHKHQLTRNREDFLQY
- the BDH1 gene encoding (R,R)-butanediol dehydrogenase, with translation MRGLAYFKKGDIHFTDELREPEIEADDELIVDVAFCGICGTDLHEYTDGPIFMPKDGEKNVLSNKSIPQAMGHEFSGYVAKVGPKVTKVKVGDRVVVEATCSCVDLHRWPESKHYKTPACNACKDRCDNCCEYAGFMGLGVVGGAFAERIVTIEHHVVKLPDGFPMDVAALIEPLSVAWHAARVSKFPPGKSALVLGAGPIGLAMILVLKAQGASKIIVSEPATMRRELADRMHVETFDPSTHGDKSVAMLRSKTFDGKGFDFAFDCSGVPATFNTGLQAAHYRGTLCNVAIWGSGFDFNPMGITLLEKDVTGSIGYTVQDFAEVTEAFKDGKIDIEECKHLITGRYRIEDGWEKGFLELMNNKATNIKVLLSPNNHGELD